Sequence from the Nerophis ophidion isolate RoL-2023_Sa unplaced genomic scaffold, RoL_Noph_v1.0 HiC_scaffold_361, whole genome shotgun sequence genome:
tatgtatatatttatcatgtatgtgtgtagtgtgctatatgtatgtatatatttatcatgtatgtgtgtagtgtgcatatgtatgtatatatttatcatgtatgtgtgtagtgtgcatatgtatgtatatatttatcatgtatgtgtgtagtgtgcatatgtatgtatatatttatcatgtatgtgtgtagtgtgcatatgtatgtatatatttatcatgtatgtgtgtagtgtgcatatgtatgtatatatttatcatgtatgtgtgtagtgtgtatatgtatgtatatatttatcatgtatgtgtgtagtgtgcatatgtatgtatatatgtatcatgtatgtgtgtagtgtgcatatgtatgtatatatttatcatgtatgtgtgtagtgtgcatatgtatgtatatatttatcatgtatgtgtgtagtgtgcatatgtatgtatatatttatcatgtatgtgtgtagtgtgcatatgtatgtatatatgtatcatgtatgtgtgtagtgtgcatatgtatgtatatatttatcatgtatgtgtgtagtgtgcatatgtatgtatatatttatcatgtatgtgtgtagtgtgcatatgtatgtatatatgtatcatgtatgtgtgtagtgtgcatatgtatgtatatatgtatcatgtatgtgtgtagtgtgcatatgtatgtatatatttatcatgtatgtgtgtagtgtgcatatgtatgtatatatttatcatgtatgtgtgtagtgtgcatatgtatgtatatatttatcatgtatgtgtgtagtgtgcatatgtatgtatatatttatcatgtatgtgtgtagtgtgcatatgtatgtatatatttatcatgtatgtgtgtagtgtgcatatgtatgtatatatttatcatgtatgtgtgtagtgtgcatatgtatgtatatatgtatcatgtatgtgtgtagtgtgcatatgtatgtatatatttatcatgtatgtgtgtagtgtgcatatgtatgtatatatttatcatgtatgtgtgtagtgtgcatatgtatgtatatatttatcatgtatgtgtgtagtgtgtatatgtatgtatatatttatcatgtatgtgtgtagtgtgcatatgtatgtatatatgtatcatgtatgtgtgtagtgtgcatatgtatgtatatatttatcatgtatgtgtgtagtgtgcatatgtatgtatatatttatcatgtatgtgtgtagtgtgcatatgtatgtatatatttatcatgtatgtgtgtagtgtgcatatgtatgtatatatttatcatgtatgtgtgtagtgtgtatatgtatgtatatatttatcatgtatgtgtgtagtgtgcatatgtatgtatattatgtatcatgtatgtgtgtagtgtgcatatgtatgtatatatttatcatgtatgtgtgtagtgtgcatatgtatgtatatatttatcatgtatgtgtgtagtgtgcatatgtatgtatatatttatcatgtatgtgtgtagtgtgcatatgtatgtatatatttatcatgtatgtgtgtagtgtgcatatgtatgtatatatgtatcatgtatgtgtgtagtgtgcatatgtatgtatatatttatcatgtatgtgtgtagtgtgcatatgtatgtatatatttatcatgtatgtgtgtagtgtgcatatgtatgtatatatttatcatgtatgtgtgtagtgtgcatatgtatgtatatatttatcatgtatgtgtgtagtgtgcatatgtatgtatatatgtatcatgtatgtgtgtagtgtgcatatgtatgtatatatgtatcatgtatgtgtgtagtgtgcatatgtatgtatatatgtatcatgtatgtgtgtagtgtgcatatgtatgtatatatttatcatgtatgtgtgtagtgtgtatatgtatgtatatatttatcatgtatgtgtgtagtgtgtatatgtatgtatatatttatcatgtatgtgtgtagtgtgcatatgtatgtatatatttatcatgtatgtgtgtagtgtgtatatgtatgtatatatttatcatgtatgtgtgtagtgtgcatatgtatgtatatatttatcatgtatgtgtgtagtgtgtatatgtatgtatatatttatcatgtatgtgtgtagtgtgtatatgtatgtatatatttatcatgtatgtgtgtagtgtgcatatgtatgtatatatttatcatgtatgtgtgtagtgtgtatatgtatgtatatatttatcatgtatgtgtgtagtgtgcatatgtatgtatatatttatcatgtatgtgtgtagtgtgcatatgtatgtatatatttatcatgtatgtgtgtagtgtgcatatgtatgtatatatttatcatgtatgtgtgtagtgtgcatatgtatgtatatatttatcatgtatgtgtgtagtgtgcatatgtatgtatatatttatcatgtatgtgtgtagtgtgcatatgtatgtatatatgtatcatgtatgtgtgtagtgtgcatatgtatgtatatatttatcatgtatgtgtgtagtgtgcatatgtatgtatatatttatcatgtatgtgtgtagtgtgcatatgtatgtatatatgtatcatgtatgtgtgtagtgtgcatatgtatgtatatatttatcatgtatgtgtgtagtgtgcatatgtatgtatatatttatcatgtatgtgtgtagtgtgcatatgtatgtatatatgtatcatgtatgtgtgtagtgtgcatatgtatgtatatatgtatcatgtatgtgtgtagtgtgtatatgtatgtatatatttatcatgtatgtgtgtagtgtgcatatgtatgtatatatttatcatgtatgtgtgtagtgtgcatatgtatgtatatatttatcatgtatgtgtgtagtgtgtatatgtatgtatatatttatcatgtatgtgtgtagtgtgcatatgtatgtatatatttatcatgtatgtgtgtagtgtgcatatgtatgtatatattatcatgtatgtgtgtagtgtgcatatgtatgtatatatttatcatgtatgtgtgtagtgtgtatatgtatgtatatatttatcatgtatgtgtgtagtgtgcatatgtatgtatatatttatcatgtatgtgtgtagtgtgtatatgtatgtatatatttatcatgtatgtgtgtagtgtgcatatgtatgtatatatttatcatgtatgtgtgtagtgtgtatatgtatgtatatatttatcatgtatgtgtgtagtgtgcatatgtatgtatatatttatcatgtatgtgtgtagtgtgcatatgtatgtatatatttatcatgtatgtgtgtagtgtgcatatgtatgtatatatttatcatgtatgtgtgtagtgtgcatatgtatgtatatatgtatcatgtatgtgtgtagtgtgcatatgtatgtatatatttatcatgtatgtgtgtagtgtgcatatgtatgtatatatttatcatgtatgtgtgtagtgtgcatatgtatgtatatatgtatcatgtatgtgtgtagtgtgcatatgtatgtatatatttatcatgtgtcacaaccactggcttgttagtggctgtaacattaagggagaccacaccgatttgtacattttagccaacagatcttttatttacaacatgtatcagtgatcagtaatgtgaattaaccaaggaatgtatcagtaaatgagtgttgtcccaaaagggtgttagtgtggtgctaatcccggccgtcgttgccgtgaccatacggtcaccaaacgaatgtgcctgtgggacgagagagagaaagagagagagcatgagagagagagcatgctgctgggaggccttttataggccgcccaatcagcagccctctgagatgttgcacgtcttcacagaccagctccacctgcgggtcggaggaccaaagtgccccaaacactaaccggcagcaaccgacagctccacctgcgggtcggaggaccaaagtgccccaaacactaaccggcagagccgggcatgacatccccccccttaaaaacagagacccgtgttaactgggtctctgaagcaccatcaaaaaatagaaaaccaaaacctacagtagccccagtagctatattctatccccaatgacgcacctcccctccaccccagaccaaccagaacccaaaccatcccaaacaccctccttaccctccgaccttccctgcacctagcaaatcctggtacccggacagcgacctttaagggaaacagagaaaaaccgcaggttaggagtgagtggagatgattagacctcctggtccagagcccgagagagcgcatcagccattacattttccaccccgcgaatatggcggatcaacaggtggaatggctgcagaaacagtgcccagcgcaacaggcgctggttggtggaccctttgaaagactgtagaaaagtgagagggttgtgatctgagtagaccacaattggatggagaccccctcccacatagacttcaaagtgttgcaatgcccaaatcaatgctaatgtttccttttcaatcactgaataattaaattggtatttgttgaatttttttgaaaaatagcaaaccggtctggctactccatcatcatcagcctgcaggaggaccgcacctgctcccacctggcttgcatccacctgcagctggaatggcagatccagtttgggtgcagccaggaccggagctgatgttaacaaaagctttgcattctggaaagcctgctgacactcctccgaccaaatgaatttggcgccacccttcaacaaattggtcagaggagatacaacagttgaaaaattgcagcaaaaattgcggtagtacccgatcatacccaaaaagcgcataagttctttcttcgtcgccggcacagggaaattatcaatagctgccacctttgcgttaacgggccgcaccatcccctggccaactactttacccaaatagacgactgtggcacgcgcaaactcgcatttcgctaaatttactgtgaggtttgctgccaccaacctctggaaaagcgctcgaatgcgagccaaatgttcgtcccaactgtctgaatgacaaacggcgtcgtccaaataaaccgcgcacccctgcagccccccaacgaccctattcatgagccgttggaaggttgcaggagcattccgcaaaccgaagctcattcgagtatacgagtacaaaccggaagaggtaatgaatgcagatatctcctgcgctctctgcgtcaaaggcacttgatagtaacctttcaataaatcaaatttgctgacataacgagcactcccaacctgatccacacagtcctcgatacgtggcaatggaaaagaatctggtctagtcacagcatttactttcctataatccgtacagaatctataggtgttatctgactttttcaccagtagacatggcgatgcccaactggagtaagatggcttggcgagaccatgatcaagcagatactgcacactgtcctccatactcttctgtttatcgggagccactcgataaaatctttgtcgtattgggcgggccccctgtgtgtcaatgtcatgttcaattagtgtggtacaggttggagtgtctgaaaacaaaggcaaaaactcaaaaatcaaatccgacaactgttcacgctgtacctcacttaaatgaccgaggagactatctagctcctttaactgctgagtattatctaagcgcccgtgtaacactgaatcatcaggtgcgcgcatttcatcccaagctgccacctccggccagttgagcggttccccaaccccaacggctagacccactggactcgcagcaatcccacccgccttgccggaacctgcagagtggtaaggcttgagtaaattcacatgacacagttgctgtgatcgtttacgataaggagttgacagtaaataattgagatctgacacttggctcataaccgtaaatggaccagagtattttgctgtaaatggtgaccccggaatgggcagcaaagctaaaacttgatcacctggattgaaaactctgatcttcgctttacggtcataacgcagcttcattttcacctgagctttagtcaaatgctcggttgcctctttccatgcaagcaacagcctacgacgaaaaccatctacatactcagtgaaactgacgggagtgttctgcagatccagattggcatttaaaacagacagtgaggtccggactttgtggccaaagactaggtcatttggactaaaaccagtgctttcttgaactacaccacgcgcagacaacaagagccatggcaacgcctcctcccaatctctccgcatctcaacacagtaaccgcgcaagagagacttcaacgtggcatgccagcgctccaatgccccctgactctgtgcgtgatacgcgctgctcaaattgtgcttcacctgcatcgacttcaacgctgcagcaaatgttctggaggtaaagttagaccctctgtcgctctgaattacctttggaatgccaaagacagaaatgaatttagacaaacatttcaatattgaccttgtggtaattgttctcaaggcatacgctgctggataccgagtggcctggcacatgatggtaaagaggtacacacaaccagatttcgaagggggtagtggacctacacaatcaataatgagatgctcaaatggtgtgccaacagacggaataggttgaagtggtgcaggtttaatgggagtactctgtttcgcaacctggcaaacatgacatgctttgacaaatctagatacatggcgtttcatccgtggccagtaaaaatgttccaaaagacgtcggtaggttttcttaactccaaaatgcccagactctgctccatgggctgttctcaaa
This genomic interval carries:
- the LOC133548040 gene encoding uncharacterized protein LOC133548040, producing MEAFVEAPSEKLLFALNKEQLLQLAEKYGMELSSAIRTGKKGPLRDSIHEFLCEQSILPSGKGGDAHVKGMSEPMQSERVGILTFEQQREMKALEFEWAQQAKEKERLFELEKIKLERGLQQQADMERLKFEKEMDLKKGEMDLTVQLEKIKIEQDRLKLMSEGKISGNLSGSSMDSMVKYVPKFDERDPDVFFSLFEQMASDKKWSEEDRTVLLQTVLVGRAREAYLALTPVDRHKYAEVKKTVLKCYELNPEAYRQRFRNWRKRNNQTHAEVARELSTYFNRWLTSESVSTYENLRDLLILEQFKNIVPDRIATYINEQKAKSVEEAASLADTFVLTHKRKPYSSPPRYNSHQRYDPARSPPQRSPPRYGRSSNRSNYGNSSNVPKFDNGSSKSRPSPTNKCHYCLQEGHWKKDCPLLKGRKSNAKVAGCVSVVHPVDFGVSDLTPLPRLEVHCEQVIEDGASVSDEQTKSVESAASDFAPFISDGWVSLVGETQKVPVKILRDTGASESFISGAVLPFSTASDTGKCVLIRGIGMQSFSVPLHKIHLCSGFVNGEVTIAVRPSLPMQDIHVILGNNLGGCLVSSPPVVTPVPLSVEEPDACCQEFPEVFTACAVTRAMSRTQAQSSDVSKSVPIFVPELPEPLSCQDLIEAQKNDQSFEKYFALASTNPTMGYFIQNGVLLHTWLPGVDPEVAGQVIQVMVPDKYRDLILRTAHGAESGHFGVKKTYRRLLEHFYWPRMKRHVSRFVKACHVCQVAKQSTPIKPAPLQPIPSVGTPFEHLIIDCVGPLPPSKSGCVYLFTIMCQATRYPAAYALRTITTRSILKCLSKFISVFGIPKVIQSDRGSNFTSRTFAAALKSMQVKHNLSSAYHAQSQGALERWHATLKSLLRGYCVEMRRDWEEALPWLLLSARGVVQESTGFSPNDLVFGHKVRTSLSVLNANLDLQNTPVSFTEYVDGFRRRLLLAWKEATEHLTKAQVKMKLRYDRKAKIRVFNPGDQVLALLPIPGSPFTAKYSGPFTVMSQVSDLNYLLSTPYRKRSQQLCHVNLLKPYHSAGSGKAGGIAASPVGLAVGVGEPLNWPEVAAWDEMRAPDDSVLHGRLDNTQQLKELDSLLGHLSEVQREQLSDLIFEFLPLFSDTPTCTTLIEHDIDTQGARPIRQRFYRVAPDKQKSMEDSVQYLLDHGLAKPSYSSWASPCLLVKKSDNTYRFCTDYRKVNAVTRPDSFPLPRIEDCVDQVGSARYVSKFDLLKGYYQVPLTQRAQEISAFITSSGLYSYTRMSFGLRNAPATFQRLMNRVVGGLQGCAVYLDDAVCHSDSWDEHLARIRALFQRLVAANLTVNLAKCEFARATVVYLGKVVGQGMVRPVNAKVAAIDNFPVPATKKELMRFLGMIGYYRNFCCNFSTVVSPLTNLLKGGAKFIWSEECQQAFQNAKLLLTSAPVLAAPKLDLPFQLQVDASQVGAGAVLLQADDDGVARPVCYFSKKFNKYQFNYSVIEKETLALIWALQHFEVYVGGGLHPIVVYSDHNPLTFLQSFKGSTNQRLLRWALFLQPFHLLIRHIRGVENVMADALSRALDQEV